A part of Gallus gallus isolate bGalGal1 chromosome 26, bGalGal1.mat.broiler.GRCg7b, whole genome shotgun sequence genomic DNA contains:
- the SYT2 gene encoding synaptotagmin-2, which produces MTFKQASMMAPEATATTMPMATMENSTEAAGTGESKEDMFADLREKFMNELNKIPLPPWALIAIAVVAGLLLLTCCFCICKKCCCKKKKNKKEKGKGMKNAMNMKDMKSGNQDDDDAETGLTEGEGEEEEKEPENLGKLQFSLDYDFQANQLTVGILQAAELPALDMGGTSDPYVKVFLLPDKKKKYETKVQKKTLNPAFNETFTFKVPYQELGGKTLVMAIYDFDRFSKHDIIGEVKVPMNTVDLGQPIEEWRDLQSGEKEEPEKLGDICISLRYVPTAGKLTVCILEAKNLKKMDVGGLSDPYVKIHLLQNGKRLKKKKTTVKKKTLNPYFNESFSFEIPFEQIQKVQVVITVLDYDKLGKNEAIGKIFTGFNSTGTELRHWSDMLANPRRPIAQWHSLKPEEEVDAALGKNK; this is translated from the exons ATGACATTCAAGCAAGCGTCCATGATGGCCCCGGAGGCCACGGCCACCACGATGCCCATGGCCACCATGGAGAACTCCACTGAGGCCGCGGGGACGGGAGAGAGCAAGGAGGACATGTTTGCCGATCTGAGGGAGAAGTTCATGAATGAGCTCAACAAGATCCCCT TGCCACCCTGGGCCCTCATTGCCATCGCGGTGGTTGCTGGCCTCCTCCTTCtcacctgctgcttctgcatctgcaagaagtgctgctgcaagaagaagaagaacaagaaggagAAAGGCAAAGGCATGAAGAATGCCATGAACATGAAGGACATGAAGTCGGGCAACCAG GACGATGACGACGCAGAGACAGGACTGACAGAGGGGGAAGGtgaagaagaggagaaggagcCAGAGAACTTGGGCAAGCTGCAGTTCTCCCTGGATTATGACTTCCAGGCAAACCAG TTGACAGTGGGGATCCTCCAAGCAGCTGAATTGCCAGCTTTGGACATGGGGGGCACCTCGGACCCCTACGTCAAGGTGTTCCTGCTCCCCGACAAGAAGAAGAAGTATGAGACAAAGGTGCAGAAGAAGACGCTCAACCCTGCCTTCAACGAGACCTTCACCTTCAAG GTCCCTTACCAGGAGCTGGGTGGGAAGACGCTGGTGATGGCCATCTATGACTTCGATCGCTTCTCCAAGCACGACATCATTGGTGAGGTGAAGGTGCCCATGAACACGGTGGATCTGGGCCAACCCATCGAGGAGTGGCGGGACCTGCAGAGCGGTGAGAAGGAGGAG CCAGAGAAGCTCGGGGACATCTGCATCTCCCTCCGCTATGTGCCCACGGCCGGCAAGCTCACCGTCTGCATCCTGGAGGCCAAGAACCTGAAGAAGATGGATGTTGGGGGCCTCTCAG ATCCCTATGTGAAGATCCACCTGCTGCAGAACGGGAAGAGgttgaagaagaagaagaccACAGTTAAGAAGAAGACCTTAAACCCTTACTTCAACGAGTCCTTCAGCTTTGAGATCCCCTTTGAGCAGATACAG AAAGTGCAGGTGGTCATCACGGTGCTGGACTACGACAAGCTGGGCAAGAACGAGGCCATCGGCAAGATCTTCACGGGCTTCAACTCCACGGGCACGGAGCTGCGGCACTGGTCTGACATGCTGGCCAACCCGCGGCGGCCCATCGCCCAGTGGCACTCACTGAAGCCAGAGGAAGAAGTGGACGCAGCTCTCGGGAAGAACAAATAG
- the PPP1R12B gene encoding protein phosphatase 1 regulatory subunit 12B isoform X9, with translation MSSLFTRSKEYTRSRKSQSDSPPSSPSPIAKTLRHERLSRLEAATTPATSDSYSDRASSRSSAYSRRENRLAALSSRAEEESNRDYKKLYESALSENQKLKSKLQEAQLELADIKSKLEKAAQQKHEKTSDRSSMLEMEKREKRALERKLSEMEEEMKILTELKSDNQRLKDENGALIRVISKLSK, from the exons ATGTCGTCGCTGTTCACCAGGAGCAAGGAGTACACGCGGAGCAGGAAGTCCCAGTCAGATTCACCCCCGTCCTCTCCTTCCCCGATTGCAAAGACGCTCAGA cATGAACGACTTTCCAG GTTGGAAGCAGCTACAACCCCTGCCACCAGTGACTCCTACAGTGACCGTGCCTCCAGCCGCTCCAGTGCCTACAGCCGCAGAGAGAACCGCCTagcagccctcagcagcagggcagaagaggagagcaaCAGGGACTATAAAAAG ttgtACGAAAGCGCCCTGTCTGAAAATCAGAAGCTGAAGTCAAAACTGCAAGAAGCACAGCTCGAGCTGGCAGACATCAAATCCAAGTTGGAAAAGGCAGCCCAG CAGAAACACGAGAAAACTTCTGACCGGTCTAGCATGCTGGAGATGGAGAAAAGG GAGAAGCGAGCTCTGGAGCGGAAACTCTCTGAAAtggaggaggagatgaag ATACTGACGGAGCTGAAATCGGACAATCAAAGGCTGAAGGACGAAAACGGGGCTCTCATTcgtgtcatcagcaaactctCCAAGTAG